The following coding sequences lie in one Trichoderma breve strain T069 chromosome 1, whole genome shotgun sequence genomic window:
- a CDS encoding 2OG-Fe(II) oxygenase superfamily domain-containing protein: MAKSKSSKSSAPAQAAPPPPPSWPVFKPPLPVVELYPELHPATSNIVLLSSFFPRSLCRDYVAFLKTLPLQTTPSRPKKGEAVRVNDRFQIDDPAFALRLWETTGLKEIILENETIKDLWGGEPVGLNPNIRIYRYSKGQYFDCHYDDSNNLILDSVPVKTTWTLLLYLTSSAEGCIGGETVFYPHDRKSTAEEIAVSLETGMLLLHKHGDDCLLHEGREVQDGEKWVLRTDLCVRRG; the protein is encoded by the exons ATGGCCAAATCCAAATCATCCAAATCATCCGCACCAGCTCAAGCCGCACCTCCACCCCCACCATCATGGCCTGTCTTTAAACCACCCTTGCCTGTCGTCGAGCTGTATCCAGAGCTTCATCCGGCCACTTCCAATATcgttcttctctcttcatttttcCCTCGCTCTCTCTGCCGCGATTACGTCGCATTTTTGAAAACCTTGCCTCTGCAGACGACCCCTTCACGGCCCAAGAAGGGAGAGGCAGTCCGCGTCAATGACAGATTCCAGATCGATGATCCGGCATTTGCACTCCGATTATGGGAGACCACTGGACTAAAGGAAATAATATTGGAGAATGAAACTATAAAAGACCTGTG GGGCGGCGAGCCCGTAGGTCTCAACCCAAACATTCGCATCTACCGCTACTCCAAGGGCCAATACTTTGACTGCCATT ACGACGACTCCAACAATCTGATTCTTGACTCTGTCCCCGTCAAAACCACTTGGACGCTCCTTCTATACCTCACTTCCTCTGCCGAGGGTTGTATTGGTGGCGAGACGGTATTTTATCCTCATGATCGCAAGTCTACTGCAGAAGAAATCGCAGTATCGCTTGAGACGGGCATGCTGCTATTGCACAAGCACGGTGATGATTGTCTGCTG CACGAGGGCCGGGAAgttcaagatggagaaaaatGGGTTTTGAGAACCGATTTATGTGTGCGTCGGGGATGA
- a CDS encoding fumble domain-containing protein — MTPFVATEEPASAAPPNHSLNHQLQRQRHNEHEADDDEQKRIAKRPRTMTSTEEIDNTITRPGSVKINVTGAFIVDPDAATPAQNGSDNGRVSPSHHETSDIRLPNHTAIVSHIAVDIGGSLVKLVYFSREVDSTDPGGRLNFQYFETDRIDDCIEFMKLLRDKHKALNGSRSQELCVMATGGGAYKFYDIIRDALEVEVLREDEMECLIVGLDFFIQEIPREVFTYSEADPMHFVSPREIIYPYLLVNIGSGVSMLKVTGPRSFQRVGGTSLGGGTLWGLLSLLTGARSFDDMLAEAEHGDNTKVDMMIGDIYGADYGKIGLKSTAIASSFGKVFRMKLQAEAAEAAEAAVNHSFSSADISRSLLYAVSNNIGQIAYLQSQIHNLNDIYFGGSFIRGHRQTMNTLSYAIKFWSKGEKQAYFLRHEGYLGAVGAFLKRQPANWGRRASLEGIEDLQEWRKSLKKTESETKA, encoded by the exons ATGACGCCCTTCGTTGCGACCGAGGAGCCCGCCTCGGCTGCCCCGCCAAACCACAGTCTCAATCACCAGCTGCAGCGACAGCGGCACAATGAGCacgaggccgacgacgacgagcagaAGCGCATAGCCAAGCGGCCGCGTACCATGACATCGACGGAAGAAATCGACAATACAATCACACGCCCCGGAAGCGTCAAGATCAATGTCACTGGCGCCTTCATTGTCGACCCGGACGCTGCAACACCGGCGCAGAACGGCAGCGACAATGGAAGAGTCAGCCCGTCGCATCACGAGACAAGCGACATCCGGCTGCCAAACCACACGGCCATAGTCAGCCATATCGCAGTAGAT ATTGGTGGCTCTCTTGTCAAGCTCGTCTACTTTTCTCGCGAGGTCGATTCCACAGACCCTGGCGGTCGCCTCAACTTCCAATACTTCGAGACGGATCGCATTGATGATTGCATCGAGTTCATGAAGCTGCTGCGCGACAAGCACAAAGCTCTCAATGGGTCGCGGTCGCAGGAGCTGTGCGTCATGGCCACTGGTGGCGGCGCATACAAGTTTTACGACATCATCCGAGACGCATTGGAAGTCGAGGTATTGcgagaagacgagatggaGTGCTTGATAGTTG GACTCGACTTCTTCATCCAGGAAATTCCCCGTGAGGTTTTTACCTACTCCGAAGCAGACCCAATGCATTTCGTCAGCCCTCGAGAGATCATATATCCATATCTTCTTGTAAACATTGGTTCTGGCGTTTCCATGCTCAAGGTTACGGGCCCTCGGTCGTTTCAGCGAGTTGGCGGCACATCCCTCGGCGGCGGTACCCTCTGGgggcttctttctcttttgactGGGGCACGATCGTTTGATGACATGCTGGCCGAGGCCGAACATGGCGACAACACCAAAGTGGACATGATGATTGGAGATATATATGGCGCAGATTATGGCAAGATTGGCCTTAAGAGCACCGCCATTGCGTCCTCGTTTGGAAAGGTGTTCCGCATGAAGCTGCAAGccgaagctgcagaagctgcagaagctgcgGTCAA ccattctttctcttcggCTGACATATCAAGATCGCTACTGTATGCCGTGTCCAATAACATTGGTCAAATCGCCTACTTGCAATCACAAATCCACAACCTCAACGACATTTACTTTGGAGGCTCCTTTATCAGAGGCCACCGCCAGACAATGAACACGCTCAGCTACGCCATCAAGTTTTGGAGCAAGGGCGAGAAGCAGGCCTACTTTTTGCGACACGAAGGCTACCTCGGCGCTGTCGGTGCGTTCCTCAAGAGGCAGCCGGCTAACTGGGGCCGCAGAGCAAGTCTCGAGGGTATCGAAGATCTTCAAGAATGGCGAAAGAGTCTAAAGAAGACAGAGTCAGAAACGAAAGCATGA
- a CDS encoding zinc finger protein domain-containing protein, with product MPPFRVTKMSRNTKRIFREYKVHSNVDATFKAMSKHLTMHGFDVDLPFVPECSGFYPNISSSPCSETFKHLNGFPADASGYFMEYIRPLNEHHTKYLIKRYLTRTAQGQALSTCQSKHFLAKVYLGDTKPLSDPWNTDMHDRPAYLDHLLAERVEVSYLAASMGATLAILHWSCGVDARGVEFVLGRDTRGHVQFWLIDFADCATFPKTPEAVVTQLVDAVMENEPFWPRFINIQALRKLWACFRDAYLEMSDFIMTDAMIDYDNDAVRALPYLFMMELEKIRGSGQLLA from the coding sequence ATGCCACCATTTCGCGTTACCAAGATGTCGAGGAACACAAAGAGGATATTTAGAGAGTACAAAGTTCACTCCAATGTTGATGCAACATTCAAGGCAATGTCCAAACATTTGACCATGCATGGCTTCGACGTTGATCTTCCATTTGTGCCTGAGTGTTCAGGTTTCTATCCAAACATTTCATCCTCACCGTGCTCCGAGACGTTCAAGCATTTGAACGGCTTTCCTGCTGACGCAAGCGGGTATTTCATGGAGTACATTCGCCCTTTGAATGAACATCATACCAAGTATCTCATCAAACGGTACTTGACTCGTACCGCCCAGGGCCAAGCTCTCAGTACCTGCCAGTCCAAACATTTTCTCGCAAAGGTCTATCTGGGGGATACAAAACCACTGTCTGATCCATGGAACACTGACATGCACGACCGGCCAGCTTATCTGGACCACCTGCTTGCGGAGCGCGTCGAAGTATCGTATCTTGCTGCCTCTATGGGTGCGACGCTCGCAATACTTCACTGGAGCTGTGGCGTCGATGCCCGAGGTGTTGAATTTGTCCTGGGGAGAGACACCCGAGGCCACGTGCAGTTCTGGTTGATTGATTTTGCCGATTGTGCGACTTTCCCCAAAACTCCCGAGGCAGTCGTCACGCAACTTGTAGATGCAGTGATGGAGAATGAGCCGTTCTGGCCACGCTTTATAAACATCCAAGCCCTGAGAAAGCTCTGGGCATGTTTCAGAGACGCTTACCTAGAAATGAGCGATTTTATCATGACTGACGCAATGATTGATTACGACAATGATGCTGTGAGAGCATTGCCATACTTATTCATGATGGAGTTGGAAAAAATAAGAGGTTCAGGTCAACTTCTGGCATAG
- a CDS encoding GMC oxidoreductase domain-containing protein: MGSVVDFFDYIILGGGTAGLTVANRLTEDADIKVLVIEAGQDRTSDALVQTPGLVLGMYGKPEYDWNFSSTPQPGLNNRIINQPRGKQLGGSSALNFMMVLFPPRDSLDAWGALGNQGWDYDSLSPYLRKFATVHPPPQAAKETLGLAYHDDSLVGNGPVQVSYSEGYSTPNAVWMETFAKLGLKMKTDPRTGKGLGAFQQGGSINPATKTRSHAASAHYTPEIASRPNLTVFTETTAKKIVFDTSKAEPVAVGVLIRSKDGSEKTLSGGEIILAAGALMSPQILELSGIGSRSLLESLNIPIIVDNSNVGENLQDHPITCQSFEVNPGVPSGDVLRDPDVLNALLQQYQDGGKGPLGQSNISVAYVPLVDEEGVYSQNAKKALFASYDEHAQTQDRKMIRKLLEEPDEPSVQYFLFPSQAHTVLHDPPSMADYLLPTSPENYLTVMTMLNHPFSRGSIHITSDDVDKLPTWDPNFNSNPLDLEISARHVQFVETLLRTSPFGDIFKPDGARIPQVRGDSLENAREVVRQSQVSCFHPSCSLSMKPRERGGVVDNRLRVYGTKGLRVVDASVFPLVTAGNIQTMVYAVAERAADIIKEDRKVFNNQGSGIF; this comes from the exons ATGGGTTCCGTTGTGGATTTCTTCGATTACATTATCTTAGGAGGTGGCACGGCGGGCCTGACAGTTGCCAATCGCTTGACTGAAGATGCAGATATCAAGGTCCTAGTGATCGAGGCCGGGCAAGATCGCACCAGTGATGCTCTCGTCCAGACTCCAGGCCTTGTTCTTGGAATGTATGGCAAGCCTGAATACGACTGGAACTTCAGCTCAACACCTCAG CCGGGACTCAACAACCGGATTATCAACCAACCTCGCGGCAAGCAGCTGGGAGGGTCATCTGCGCTTAACTTTATGATGGTCTTATTTCCTCCTAGAGATAGCCTTGACGCTTGGGGTGCCTTGGGAAATCAGGGCTGGGACTATGATTCCCTCTCGCCGTACTTGCGCAAGTTCGCGACGgtccatcctcctcctcaagctGCCAAAGAAACTCTTGGTCTCGCATATCATGACGACTCACTCGTTGGCAATGGGCCCGTCCAGGTTTCCTATAGCGAAGGCTACAGCACACCAAACGCAGTCTGGATGGAGACCTTTGCCAAGCTTggattgaagatgaaaacaGACCCGCGAACTGGGAAAGGCCTGGGGGCATTTCAGCAAGGCGGTAGTATCAATCCTGCCACTAAAACGAGGAGTCATGCCGCCAGCGCGCATTATACTCCCGAGATTGCGAGCAGACCAAACTTGACAGTTTTCACGGAGacgacggccaagaagattgttTTCGACACTTCCAAAGCCGAGCCTGTTGCGGTTGGTGTGCTCATCCGATCAAAGGATGGCAGTGAAAAGACGCTGAGTGGTGGCGAGATCATCCTCGCTGCAGGAGCTCTTATGTCACCCCAGATCCTCGAACTCTCCGGGATTGGCAGCAGGTCACTCCTCGAGAGCCTGAATATTCCCATCATAGTCGACAACTCTAATGTCGGAGAGAATCTGCAGGACCATCCCATTACATGTCAGTCATTTGAGGTCAATCCTGGAGTTCCTTCGGGAGACGTATTACGGGATCCAGACGTCCTCAATGCTCTTCTACAGCAATACCAAGATGGTGGCAAGGGCCCCTTGGGCCAATCTAACATCAGCGTTGCGTATGTGCCGCttgtcgatgaagagggtGTTTACTCTCAAAACGCGAAGAAAGCGCTGTTTGCCTCGTATGATGAGCATGCGCAGACTCAAGATAGAAAGATGATTCGCAAGCTCCTCGAAGAACCGGATGAGCCAAGTGTCCAGTATTTCCTCTTTCCCTCACAGGCGCACACTGTCTTGCACGACCCGCCTAGCATGGCGGATTACCTCTTGCCGACAAGCCCAGAGAATTATCTGACAGTCATGACAATGTTGAACCATCCTTTTTCCCGTGGAAGCATCCACATCACtagtgatgatgttgacaAGCTTCCGACTTGGGATCCTAATTTCAACTCGAATCCGTTGGATCTAGAAATTTCGGCACGCCACGTCCAATTCGTTGAAACACTTCTTCGTACCTCTCCCTTTGGagacatcttcaagcctgATGGCGCTCGCATCCCACAGGTCAGGGGCGATAGTTTGGAGAACGCTAGGGAGGTTGTTCGTCAAAGTCAAGTCTCTTGCTTCCACCCCTCATGTAGCTTATCTATGAAGCCAAGGGAGCGAGGTGGTGTGGTAGACAACAGATTGAGAGTGTATGGTACCAAAGGGCTGAGAGTGGTCGACGCCAGCGTCTTTCCTCTTGTGACCGCGGGAAATATCCAGACCATGGTCTATGCTGTTGCAGAAAGGGCTGCGGACATTATCAAAGAGGATAGAAAGGTTTTTAACAACCAGGGAAGTGGCATCTTCTAG
- a CDS encoding bZIP transcription factor domain-containing protein, giving the protein MDFAAQYAFGTHQAFPGAFMPLTPSHSQSAGSDDFSNTSPPDNFADHFSAFDYSQPFGGHHQPAFGQHPSPPPLPQHQHHQEQQQQIGSGRQPHSPSTNGSVNGSSSSMRGDGGSGSVTKAEANADELRGSDDDDNMTPAQSRRKAQNRAAQRAFRERKEKHVKDLESKLASLEAAQKEAANENERLRRDLQRMSTENEILRATSAMNQNQNGSHSPEPLTTGPMTYTPTDFYTNVLEGHKNKFPSHRIVTSDDGHRLLAAGAAWDFLLEHPLYKRGLVDVSKVAEHMRRMAKCDGQGPVFSEGDINYAIEQSVASGSDDLL; this is encoded by the exons ATGGACTTCGCAGCCCAGTATGCCTTTGGCACTCACCAGGCCTTCCCGGGGGCTTTTATGCCTTTGACGCCTTCACACTCCCAATCAGCTGGCTCGGACGATTTCAGCAATACCTCCCCGCCT GATAACTTCGCCGACCACTTCAGCGCATTCGACTACTCCCAGCCATTCGGcggccatcaccagccgGCATTTGGCCAGCATCCGAGCCCTCCCCCGTTGccgcaacaccagcatcaccaggagcagcagcagcagatcgGCTCCGGCCGCCAGCCGCACTCGCCTTCCACAAATGGCAGCGTCaacggcagcagcagcagcatgcgCGGCGATGGCGGATCCGGATCGGTGaccaaggccgaggccaacGCCGACGAGCTTCgcggcagcgacgacgatgataACATGACCCCGGCCCAGTCCCGAAGAAAGGCCCAGAACCGAGCTGC TCAAAGAGCATTCCGCGAACGCAAAGAAAAGCACGTCAAGGACCTCGAGTCCAAACTCGCAAGCCTCGAAGCCGCCCAAAAGGAAGCCGCCAACGAAAATGAGCGCCTCCGACGAGATCTGCAGAGAATGTCCACCGAGAACGAGATTCTCCGTGCCACCTCTGCCAtgaaccagaaccagaacgGTTCTCACTCTCCCGAGCCTCTTACAACGGGACCCATGACATACACACCCACCGATTTCTACACCAACGTGCTCGAGGGCCACAAGAACAAGTTCCCCTCGCACCGTATAGTCACCTCTGATGATGGCCACAGGCTGCTAGCCGCCGGTGCCGCCTGGGATTTCCTCCTGGAGCACCCGCTGTATAAGCGAGGCCTGGTGGACGTCAGCAAGGTGGCCGAGCACATGAGGCGGATGGCCAAGTGTGACGGACAGGGGCCTGTCTTTTCCGAGGGCGACATCAACTATGCCATTGAGCAGAGCGTCGCCAGTGGCTCCGACGACCTCTTGTAG
- a CDS encoding CDP-alcohol phosphatidyltransferase domain-containing protein, whose product MVYVRQHNLPALKEYKYSAVDRSLVSKYILKPFYTNFVIHCFPMNMAPNLITLTGFSFVVLNFLTMLWYNPTLDQDCPSWVYYSWAIGLLLYQTFDAVDGAQARRTKQSGPLGELFDHGVDALNTTLEVLIFAASQNMGQGWKTVATLFASLLTFYVQTWDEYHTKTLTLGIVNGPVEGVLIVASVFALTGFMGGAHIWQQSALRAIGVPASLGIPEFIYELTFTEWYMVQGTIVTSFNTFESSVNVIRARRARGDRSRGALLGLVPFFAVWSLIVTYLYLQPNILHHHLIPFSLFAGLVNAYSVGQMITAHLTKMRFPYWNVLGVLIGFGVVDSIGPVLLNNYGVGWPSSLGDDIYQTAFVFLMLGTAVGVYGSFVVDVIVTICDYLDIWCLTIKHPHVEAAVSKPNGIKSH is encoded by the exons ATGGTGTACGTGCGGCAGCACAACCTCCCGGCCTTGAAAGAGTACAAGTACTCTGCCGTGGACCGGTCCCTGGTGTCGAAATACATTCTCAAGCCCTTCTACACCAACTTTGTCATCCACTGCTTCCCAATGAACATGGCGCCGAACCTCATTACGCTGACGGGCTTTTCGTTCGTCGTCCTCAACTTCTTGACCATGTTGTGGTACAACCCCACCCTGGATCAGGACTGCCCAAGCTGGGTCTACTACAGCTGGGCCATTGGTTTGCTGCTCTACCAGACATTTGACGCCGTTGACGGTGCTCAAGC ACGACGAACGAAGCAATCCGGACCCCTCGGCGAGCTCTTTGACCATGGTGTCGACGCTCTAAACACGACGCTGGAAGTCCTCATCTTTGCCGCATCCCAGAACATGGGACAGGGCTGGAAGACTGTTGCCACCCTTTTTGCTT CTCTCCTTACCTTTTACGTCCAGACCTGGGATGAGTACCACACCAAGACTCTTACCCTCGGTATTGTCAATGGACCCGTTGAGGGCGTGCTCATTGTTGCCTCTGTCTTCGCCCTGACCGGTTTCATGGGAGGCGCGCACATCTGGCAACAGAGCGCCCTGCGCGCCATTGGTGTTCCTGCGTCTCTGGGAATTCCCGAGTTCATCTACGAGCTCACCTTTACCGAGTGGTACATGGTTCAGGGCACCATCGTGACCAGCTTCAACACTTTCGAGTCGTCCGTCAACGTCATCCGAGCTCGCCGTGCCCGCGGTGACCGTTCCCGAGGTGCcctgcttggccttgttccGTTTTTCGCTGTCTGGTCCCTTATCGTTACGTACCTCTATCTGCAGCCAAAtatcctccaccaccacctgattcccttttccctcttcgcTGGTCTGGTCAATGCCTACAGCGTCGGGCAGATGATCACTGCTCACCTTACCAAGATGCGTTTCCCTTACTGGAACGTCCTCGGCGTGCTCATCGGCTTTGGCGTTGTTGACTCCATTGGCCCGGTCCTGCTGAACAACTATGGCGTTGGATGGCCCAGCTCTCTGGGCGACGACATCTATCAGACCGCCTTTGTGTTCCTCATGCTTGGCACCGCAGTCGGTGTATATGGAAGCTTTGTTGTGGATGTCATTGTTACCATCTGCGATTATCTTGACATCTGGTGCTTGACGATCAAGCACCCCCATGTCGAGGCAGCTGTGTCGAAGCCCAATGGTATCAAGAGCCACTAA
- a CDS encoding snoaL-like domain-containing protein: MTAAHGVIAILESTYNSLDLDSILSLYADDAKLTAHLFELVGLDKVQIRAFYADLFESNGDIEFVTRCISGTPELVIWECDVRCTARKSSPALGIARGDAVVMRGVSLLTWRDGLIAEQKDYFHVARKS; encoded by the exons ATGACGGCCGCGCACGGCGTCATTGCCATTCTGGAGTCGACGTATAACAGCCTGGATCTGGACAGTATTCTGAGCTTGTATGCGGACGACGCCAAATTGACGGCCCACT TATTCGAGCTAGTGGGGTTGGACAAGGTGCAGATTCGGGCGTTTTACGCCGACCTGTTCGAGTCGAACGGCGACATCGAGTTTGTGACGCGGTGCATCAGCGGAACGCCAGAATTGGTCATCTGGGAGTGCGACGTGCGGTGCacggcgaggaagagctcGCCTGCGTTGGGGATCGCGAGGGGAGATGCCGTGGTGATGAGAGGGGTGTCTCTGCTGACCTGGAGGGACGGGCTGATTGCGGAACAGAAGGATTATTTCCACGTTGCGAGGAAGAGTTAG